A single region of the Candidatus Bipolaricaulota bacterium genome encodes:
- the ftsZ gene encoding cell division protein FtsZ has product MIGEPPLVERARQAAPPHVGTNARIAVLGIGDGGVNAIDRMRAERLGGVRLIAVDTDKQVLGISRADETLQLGMDITGGRGTGGDEEKGRKAAEESRWEIASLLKGTDLVFITAGLGGGTGTGAAPVIAEIARESGALTIAVVTRPFSFEGSVRQARAEAGLKRLRNAADVLIAISNDRLLETGAKGLAMTKAFELADGILHQGVRGISDLVTVRGLVNLDFADIRNILAGAGEAMMGMGEASGEGRALAAAKLASTNPLLEGGSIRGARRIIMNVTAGTDLTLNEVTSAADLIRRVAATECDLVFGAVIDDSLSERVKITVIAADFQPPQEVEKKLHPQRRVRIKPDENLDLPTFLRRNREAKEGNEGLEE; this is encoded by the coding sequence ATGTCGGGACGAACGCCCGCATCGCCGTGCTCGGGATCGGGGACGGCGGGGTGAACGCGATCGATCGGATGAGGGCCGAGCGGCTGGGCGGGGTGCGCTTGATCGCAGTCGACACCGATAAACAGGTCCTTGGGATCTCCCGCGCCGATGAGACCCTGCAGCTCGGGATGGACATCACCGGCGGCCGCGGGACGGGCGGAGACGAGGAGAAGGGGAGGAAAGCGGCGGAGGAGTCGCGGTGGGAGATCGCATCGCTCCTCAAGGGGACCGATCTCGTGTTCATCACCGCCGGGCTCGGCGGTGGGACCGGAACCGGAGCCGCGCCGGTGATCGCCGAGATAGCGCGGGAGTCCGGCGCACTTACGATCGCGGTCGTGACGCGGCCGTTCTCGTTCGAGGGAAGCGTGCGACAGGCGCGGGCCGAGGCGGGGTTGAAGCGATTACGGAACGCTGCCGATGTGCTGATCGCCATCTCCAACGACCGCCTGTTGGAGACGGGAGCGAAGGGATTGGCGATGACCAAGGCGTTTGAGCTCGCCGATGGAATCCTCCACCAGGGGGTGCGGGGGATCTCCGATCTCGTCACGGTGCGCGGGTTGGTCAACCTCGACTTCGCCGATATCCGCAACATCCTCGCCGGAGCAGGGGAAGCGATGATGGGAATGGGGGAGGCGAGCGGGGAGGGGCGTGCCCTTGCCGCTGCCAAGCTCGCAAGCACCAACCCCCTCCTCGAGGGAGGGTCGATCCGCGGCGCGCGGCGGATAATCATGAACGTCACCGCGGGGACCGACCTCACCCTGAACGAGGTGACGTCCGCCGCCGACCTGATCCGGCGGGTCGCTGCCACCGAGTGCGATCTCGTCTTCGGTGCGGTGATCGACGACTCCCTCTCCGAGAGGGTGAAGATCACCGTCATCGCCGCCGACTTCCAACCCCCGCAGGAGGTGGAGAAGAAGCTCCACCCCCAGCGCCGCGTCCGAATCAAGCCGGACGAGAACCTCGACCT